GATGTCGGCGTCCACCTGGGAGGCCACCACCGGACCAATGGGCTTGTAGGCGGCGGGGGCCTCCTCGATGCGGCGCTCGGCCCGCATCGCGATGCAGTCCACCCCCGTCAGCCCCAGGTCCTCCTCCCGGTGCTTCGCGCCGCCCCGTGACATGGAGAAGCGCGAGTGGGCCCGCCCCGCCCCATGCGAGGCCGACGCCAGGGCCTTCGCGTTGCCCAGGCCCCGCATCAGGTAGGACGTGGCGCCCATGGAGCCGGGGATGATGACCGGCTGGTCCTCCTCGGCCGGGCAGGCCCCCTTGCGCGCCAGCCAGCCGCCTTCCCACGGCAGGGTGATGTTGTGGGGCACGTCGTAGACGAGCGGCGCCTCCACGTCCCCGAACAGCTCCCGCAACGTCTGCCGCACCAGCTCCGCGAGCAGCAGCCGGTTGAGGAAGGCGTAGTTGGCGGCCGTGGCCTCCGCCTTCAGGTACTCACGCACCTTCGCCGGGTCCGCGAGCGGGAAGATGCCGCTCGCCGGGTGCGGAGCCCCCGAGGGCCACGCGGCGCGCGCCCGCTCCTGCCAGGTGCGCCCCACGTGCTTGCCCATGTCCCGCGAGCCGGAGTGCACCATGAACGCGAGCTGCCCCTCCCGCACGCCCCAGGCCCACGCCCGCGCCCGGTCCACCACGGCCTCCACCCGCTGCACCTCCACGAAGTGGTTGCCACCACCAATGGTGGCCAGTCCGGGGTCGCGCACCACGCCCTCCCGCCGCAGCCCGGTGGGCGCCCACGCCGGGTCCCCCTCCAGCGCCCCGCCCAGATGGACGCGGCCGGACTCGCGGTGAAGCTGGCCCAGGTCCACCCGGGCCGCCATGCCCAGGGGCTGGTCTTCCGTCTCCAGGAGCCAGCCGGGCAGGCCGTCCCGCAGCAGCGCCTCCAGGGCGCGCGAGCCCTGGGCCACGTCCCGCGTGCCGAAGAAGTAGTGCCCCTTCATCCGCTCGACGAAGGCGTCGCGGCGGGCGAGGAAGGCGTCCACGGGGATGTCCGCGACGTGCAGGCGCATGCCGCAGTTGATGTCCGTGCCCACGGCGCCGGGGACCACCAGGCCCTCCGTGTGGACCACCGACCCGATGGCCACCCCGGAGTCACCCGGGTGGAAGTCCGGCGTCGCGCGCACCTGCTTCACGCGGCCTCCGTCGGGGTGATGGAGCGCGGCGAGCGCCGCGAGCTGCTGGAGCGCCTTGCCCTCCACCGGCAGGTCCGGGGGAAGGAGGACTTCGGCGGGGGGCGCATGGGGATCCGCCTGGAGGCGGACCGTGTAGACACGACCGTCGTAGGCAACGTCGAGCCCCTCGCGGGCAAGTGCCCGCAGGAGCCGGTTCAGTTTCGGCTGCATGACCTTCTCGGAATCTGACCCGGGCGGATTCGAGGCCCGGGGGACGTGAGCGATGGATTCGAGACCTCGGGTCAGCAGCCGCGGTCGGGACGCCGGAGCGTCCGCGACCCCCTGGACGATCCAACACACCGCACCTGACGGACTCGCGAAAATGCCCGCTCCAGTCGAGGATGGGGCCATGGACGTGTCGAAGCAGGGGAACGGAGCGGTGTCATGACGGTGGCGGTCCTACGGGCCCAGGCCCCGGAGTTCGATGTGGCGTCCGTCCTGGACCGCTTCCCGGAGTGCCACCCGGATGCCGTCTGGCTCCAGGGGGAGCAGCACCTGCGCCAGGGGAGGCACTCGACCTCTGGCTTCAACCTCACCCTGGTGGAGGACGGCGAGGGCACGCTGCACGGCCCCGTCGCCGCCGCCCGCCGGCAGCTGGAGGTGCTGGCCCCCCTGCTCGCGGAGCTGCGCCAGCAGGCCGTGCCCTGCATCGTGGACTTCGGGCTGTTCGTCGGCACCGCGCGGCACTTCACCAGCTCCATCCACTTCCCGCCGGACGACGTCCGGTGGTTCGCGGACCAGGGAATCGCGCTGGCCGTCTCCGCCTACCCGACCGCCGAGGAGGAGTCGGAGGACTCCTCGGGCAACCTCCAATGAGCGCGAAGTCCTCTCCCCGCTGGGACCCGGAAGCCGTACCGACCTTCTGGATCAACCATGCGTCCCGGCTGCTGATGCGCCACTTCGAGCAGCGGCTGCGGCCGCTCGAGTTCGGGATGGCCTACCTGCCGGTGGTCATCGCGCTGGAGGAGCATGGGCCCCTCCTCCAGAAGCAGCTCGCGGAGTACGCCCACGTCGAGCAGCCCACCATGGCCGCGCTCCTCACGCGCATGGAGCGCGACGGGCTCATCGCGCGTCATCCCCACCCGGACGACAAGCGCGCCAGTCAAATCTCGCTCTCGGCCAAGGCCCGGGAGCGCCTGCCGCGAGCGAAGGAACAGCTGGAGGACGTCGCGGAGCAGGCGACCGCGGGCTTCAGCGAAAAAGAGCGCGCCACGTTCATGTCGCTCCTGCGCCGCGTGGTGGCCAACCTGGAGCCGGCGTCCGGGGATTGAGCCCTCCATTCGCGGAACGTCAGAGAGGTCTTGTAGTGTGCGCGACCCTCCGGAGGATTCCCTTCCGGCATGACACAAGGTCGAGGCCTCTTGAACCGCTCCTCCTTCCTGATGCGCGCGCTGCGCACCGGCACTTTCTGTCTCGTGGGCGCCAGCTCGCTCATGACCGCCTGTGACTCCAACGATGATCCCCCCGTCGACCCGACTCCGGTGGACCGGTCGCCGCGAAAGCTGACCGTGCTGCAGACCAGCGACCTGCACACCAACATCTTCCCGTGGGACTACTTCACCGGGAAGGCGGACGCGAAGCGCGGCCTCTCCAAGGTGGCCACGCTCATCAAGCAGGAGCGCGCGAAGAACCCGGACTGCACGCTGCTCGTGGACACGGGTGACACCATCCAGGGCTCGCCGCTCGGCACCTACTACGCCCAGGTGGACAACGCGTCCAAGCACCCCATGGCCACCGCCATGAACGAGCTGGGCTACGCCGCCATGGCCATGGGCAACCACGAGTTCAACTACGGCCAGGACGTCCTCAATAAGTTCAAGGGCGAGGCGAACTTCCCACTCCTGGGCGCCAACGTGCGCAAGAGCTCGGACGGCTCCGAGGCCTTCACCCCGTACGTGATGACCACGGTGTGCGACGTGAAGGTCGGCATCCTCGGGCTGGTGACGCCGGGCGTGGCGACGTGGGAGCGCAAGGACAACATCACCGGGCTGCGCTTCGATGAACCGCTGGAGACCGCGAAGACGTACGTGCCGCTGATGAAGGCGGCTGGCGCGGACGTGGTGCTGGTGGCCATCCACGGCGGCCCGGACAAGCAGCCGACGGGCAGCGCGACCAGCCCCGAGTCGTGGCTCGCGGACTACGCGGACGCCACGAAGTGGACCGACCGCGGCAACCTCACCGCTGAGAACCAGGCCGTGCAGATTGCCCAGCAGGTGGCGGACGTGGACGTGCTCCTCACCGGCCACACCCACCAGCCCATCCCGAAGATGCTGCTGAAGCAGCAGGATGGCCGCGAGGTCCTCCTCACGCAGCCCAACCGTTGGGGCAGCCACCTGGCCCACGTGGAGCTCAACGTCACCTGGAACGGGGAGCGCTGGGGCGTGGACGCGCACGACTCGCAGCTCCACGCGGTGGACGAGACGGTGGATGAGGATGCCAACGTCAAGCAGCTCACCCAGGCCGCCCACGACACCACGGTGGACTACGTGAACCAGAAGATTGGCAGCACCACCGCGCCCTTCACGGGCGGCTTCCCCGGCCGCTACGTGGACAGCGCGCTGTCGGACCTGCTCAACATCGTGCAGGAGGAGGCCGCGAAGGAGGCCGGCTTCCCCGTGGACCTGTCCGCGACCGCCCTGTTCTCCAATGACGTCGCGCTGCCGCAGGGGGACGTCACCCTGCGGGACGCCTACAGCGTCTACATCTACGACAACACGCTGTACGTGATGGAGATCAACGGCTCCATCCTCCGGCGCGCGCTGGAGATGAACACGCTGTACTTCAAGCAGCTGGACGCGGCGAACCTGCCCGCGAAGCCCGCGGACGCGAAGGCCACCACGCCCGTCGTCGCGGACTACAACTGGGACCTCTACTCGCACATCGAATACGGCTACGACCTGACGAAGCCCGCGGGCTCGCGGCTCACGCACCTGCGCTTCAAGGGCGAGGACGTGAAGGACGAGCAGCTCTTCCGCATCGCCGTGAACAACTACCGCGGCGGTGGCGGAGGCGGGTACAGCATGTTCAAGGAAGGCCGGTTGCTGTGGTCCTCCGCGGACGGGGTGCGTGACTACGTCGCGCGCTACATGCAGGAGCACCAGAACCTGTCGCCGGACGCGGTGAACACCTGCAACTTCACGCTCGCGCCGGACCTCTACGCGCATTACTTCCAGGCCACGCTCGGCCCGGCGAAGTGCGCGCCCGTCGTGCAGTGACGTAGGCGACCCAGGGACGCCCGGTGGACAGCCCTCTTCCCTGGAGGGCACGTCCCACCGGGCCTCCCGCGTCCCTACGTTGCCCGCGATGGCCGACCCACGCGCGGAAGAGACGTTCCAGAAGAGCATCCACACGCTGACGCCGGACGGCGCATCGCCCCGGACGGAGACCGACGGCCTGGGCTCCCGGCAGCTCCCGGCGGGGGCCTACTGGGGCATCAACGTCAGCCGCGCGCTGGACAACTTCGCCATCAGCGGGCGCCCCATCTCCGTCTATCCCGACCTGCTCTTCGGCTACGCCTGCGTGAAGCAGGCCGCGGCCAGGGCGAACGCGGAGCTGGGCGTGCTGGATGCGAC
This DNA window, taken from Corallococcus coralloides DSM 2259, encodes the following:
- a CDS encoding RtcB family protein; protein product: MQPKLNRLLRALAREGLDVAYDGRVYTVRLQADPHAPPAEVLLPPDLPVEGKALQQLAALAALHHPDGGRVKQVRATPDFHPGDSGVAIGSVVHTEGLVVPGAVGTDINCGMRLHVADIPVDAFLARRDAFVERMKGHYFFGTRDVAQGSRALEALLRDGLPGWLLETEDQPLGMAARVDLGQLHRESGRVHLGGALEGDPAWAPTGLRREGVVRDPGLATIGGGNHFVEVQRVEAVVDRARAWAWGVREGQLAFMVHSGSRDMGKHVGRTWQERARAAWPSGAPHPASGIFPLADPAKVREYLKAEATAANYAFLNRLLLAELVRQTLRELFGDVEAPLVYDVPHNITLPWEGGWLARKGACPAEEDQPVIIPGSMGATSYLMRGLGNAKALASASHGAGRAHSRFSMSRGGAKHREEDLGLTGVDCIAMRAERRIEEAPAAYKPIGPVVASQVDADIVREVARLRPLMTFKA
- a CDS encoding MarR family winged helix-turn-helix transcriptional regulator; translated protein: MSAKSSPRWDPEAVPTFWINHASRLLMRHFEQRLRPLEFGMAYLPVVIALEEHGPLLQKQLAEYAHVEQPTMAALLTRMERDGLIARHPHPDDKRASQISLSAKARERLPRAKEQLEDVAEQATAGFSEKERATFMSLLRRVVANLEPASGD
- a CDS encoding bifunctional metallophosphatase/5'-nucleotidase, whose protein sequence is MTQGRGLLNRSSFLMRALRTGTFCLVGASSLMTACDSNDDPPVDPTPVDRSPRKLTVLQTSDLHTNIFPWDYFTGKADAKRGLSKVATLIKQERAKNPDCTLLVDTGDTIQGSPLGTYYAQVDNASKHPMATAMNELGYAAMAMGNHEFNYGQDVLNKFKGEANFPLLGANVRKSSDGSEAFTPYVMTTVCDVKVGILGLVTPGVATWERKDNITGLRFDEPLETAKTYVPLMKAAGADVVLVAIHGGPDKQPTGSATSPESWLADYADATKWTDRGNLTAENQAVQIAQQVADVDVLLTGHTHQPIPKMLLKQQDGREVLLTQPNRWGSHLAHVELNVTWNGERWGVDAHDSQLHAVDETVDEDANVKQLTQAAHDTTVDYVNQKIGSTTAPFTGGFPGRYVDSALSDLLNIVQEEAAKEAGFPVDLSATALFSNDVALPQGDVTLRDAYSVYIYDNTLYVMEINGSILRRALEMNTLYFKQLDAANLPAKPADAKATTPVVADYNWDLYSHIEYGYDLTKPAGSRLTHLRFKGEDVKDEQLFRIAVNNYRGGGGGGYSMFKEGRLLWSSADGVRDYVARYMQEHQNLSPDAVNTCNFTLAPDLYAHYFQATLGPAKCAPVVQ